The DNA region gcggcacggacgagcTCGATGCATTGAGCAGCGACGTGCCAGCGGCGGATAGTGCGTTGCCGCGCCATCGgcacggacggcgtccgtcccagcgagcaccgttgcggatgctcctATCTGTAAATTTATGACCCCTTTCTGAATCAAGTTTAAAAAACCTGAAATAATTAAACTggtcaaaatcaataaatatgaGGAGTATTTGATTTTCCTCActgtaaaatagaaaatttgaaatttgacaattGAAATTCAACAAGTTCTAGTCTAGAAGCTCTTCTTAgtttgaatatttatatattaatcttcttagaaaattatataaattagttTGTGTGAACAACATTGAGTATATAAATGATATAAATTAGTTTGTGTGAACAACATTGAGTATATAAATGATGCAAttaaataacacaatatactATCTATAGAATAATCCAACATCAAAGTTCTCTACAAAGATCCCGGCAGAAAATGTTCATTTCCAATTAACAGCCGTCACCATCTCCACATATTTCTctatatttgattttgatgtaaGTAACATACTATATCTATTATTAACTACTAGTAATAATTTTGGACTTatcaaaccaaaaaaatataaagttgtaatttgcttTAGCCGGGCAGGAATCTTGCCGTTGCCAGTTGCAGCATCACCACGCTTAAATATTTTCGAGCTTAGATTATATAGTTATCTTAATTGTGTGATTCAAATATATGAGTGctcaattttaattataaatgagATAGTTTATTTAGGTCTAACAACTTGCATTAACTAACGACTTTGTTTATTGTTTGAATTAAAGTCTCTAACTCTGATTTTACTGCTCCTATTAATAATGTCTCAAATCACTTTTGGACCGTTCTATTTATAATGTACAAATCTAACAAAAATGtcttaattattaaaaaatgcCCTTGACTTTTGAGTTATGTATTCGTATAATATAAGTTTATCTTTATTCTTTCTAATATACATAAGTTAAACGGTAGaatcattttattttcctaATAATTTGCTTAATTTtagaaattcaaaaaaaatacaaatcttATCGTAATGACAAGTGCTCTCGAAATAGTACCAAAGCCATTTACTATCTAGACAACAACGCTAGATACATACTTCTTATTCTTAAAACTAGGGGGCGACGACGATCCTAACATTTTAATTTGATTACGGGGCAACTATCTTCTAATGCTATTAGTTTACTCTTAATTCTAACGCGATGAACATGAATAAAGGtatctctccgtcccataaaaatatgtgcactttctatttttatctgtctacaaataaatatgtgcattccatttttggaaagttatatcaatttaataatgttgGTCCCACTATCAACTAACATTACTTTAATTATCATTCTCCTCATTTATCTTACTTAAGCATAtcattctccttctctcttactttactaattttatcttaatttttgtgtCATATCTATTGCCTATAATTTTATGGGATAGAGAGTATAAACAAAACACAcctaataaaattctaaaaatattcCGTTACATAAAGAAATTGGAAAAAGGAAAGGGGCAGccttttttaaatttgaatgagATTGAAAGGTATTTCATTCactaattaatttctttatttataaaataaaaagtgaccGACCCAGAAAGCCTCCACCacccctccctctctctctctgtttctATACATACACGCCGTGTATCCagtgcctctctctctctctctctctctctctctctagtgaCGCGGTTGCAGCAAATGTGTTGCTGACCTAAcgtttctttcttcttcacttgTTTAACTTCGTAGATGGGTTCTCTTCCCATTTCCCCAAACACACACAACAACCCATTCTTTTCTTAATTCCTTTTCATCTGAATGCGTAGTTAGCGATCACGAGCTGTTGTTGAGCTAGTTTTCTTTCccgaaaattcaaaaaaaaaatgaaaagggcGAATTTGGACCTGCTGTTTTCAGTGAGCCGGAAGAGATCAATCCGCGCGTTGATTCTTTTGGGGCTTTTCTACATACTCTTCGTGTGCTGCGAATTCCCGTTCGTCTTCCGAAATGGGGCGGCTTCCGTTTCTTCGCAGGAGAAGCTGTTCAGCACCAACGATGGGTTCTTCAATTCGAAGCCTTTCCTGCTCGAGAGCGAGGAGAATCTCGAGGAGAAAGAGGCCCCCCTTCGCCCCCTCGATTTGCCAGTCGTGGAATTCGCGAAAACCCCTCTTTCGAGCTTGAATTTCAGTGCTGGCATTGCTAATTCGAGCTCTAAAGGCTCCATTTTGAAGTCTGCGAATGATGCCCTCGAGCTCGGAAGCAAGCTATGGCGGGAGCTcgaattgattgggaagaatgTTAGTAGTAATAGGGGATTTAGTGAGTTTGCTGGTTTGAATAAGAAtagcagcggcggcggcagctCTGAGCTGTGTCCGCATTCGATATCGGTGACTGGGGATGAATTCAGGAAGAATAGGAGGATGATGATACTGCCGTGTGGGCTGACATTGGGGTCCCACATAACGGTGGTGGGGAAGCCGAGGGCGGCGCACGCGGAGACGGATCCCAAGATTTCGCTGTTGAAGGAAGGGCAGTATTTGATGGTTTCTCAGTTTATGATGGAATTGCAGGGTCTGAAGACTGTGGAAGGGGAGGATCCGCCGAGGATCCTGCACTTCAATCCGAGGCTGAAAGGGGATTGGAGTGGCAAGCCGGTTATTGAGCACAACACTTGCTACAGAATGCAGTGGGGGACGTCACAGAGGTGTGAGGGCTGGAAGTCTCGCGCTGATGAGGAGACGGGTGAGTCGATGGCATTGCCTTTTTTGATTGCTTGTTTTCGATACATTTTGTTGGACAACTGTTTTGGATGAACCATTTATtataggggtggcaaatcgtgcggattgggtcgttatcgggttgacccgataacgacccaacccaataaggccaaacccgaacccaacctgttaaggaaaccCCAAACCCGAACACGAATCCGACCCGCCATCTCCAAACCCGGACACGACCCGGACACGACCCAAACACGATAGCGACACGAACCGCTTTGGGTTGACCCGACACGATAGCAACACGATATCGACCTGAACACGATAGCAACACGATAGCGACACGATAGCGACACAATAGCAACACGATAGCGAcccgacacgataacaacacgataGCGACACGAACCGCTTTGGGAggtaattctaatttctaaaccctaatctatttttttattattttcctaagtaaaagttactaaattaaatctaataaaaaataaaaataataaaataataaaatattaatttttaacaggttacccgcatccgacccgcaCCCGACCCGCACCCGACCCGAATTTTTCGTGTTCTTATTGGGTCAACCCAATAATGACCCgtatccaataagacttgatccaaacccaattatttcgtgcggattcgtgtcggattatcgtgccgtgtcaaaaattgccagccctaatttATTATGCTTGAAAATTACTTAGATGTGTGAATTGAATCGTAGAGTTGCTTTCTTGAATATACTCCAATGGAGATTATTGTTTAGGTGTGTGTAtcttgtgatttgtttgcattGGAGATACATCGAATAGACTATTTGTCCTGTTTGTAATTGCATATACGCTCGTTTGTAGTTTAGTTGTGGCACGGCTAATCATGAGCTGTTTGTTGTTCTGCAGTTGATGGGTTGTTGAAATGTGAAAAGTGGATACGTGATGATGATAATGGGTCAGAGGAGTCGAAGGCGACATGGTGGTTGAACCGGTTGATAGGAAGAACCAAAAAGGTGACTGTCGATTGGCCATTCCCTTTTGTGGAAGAAAAATTGTTTGTGCTCACTCTTAGTGCTGGTCTAGAAGGATACCATGTCAATGTTGATGGAAAGCACGTCACTTCCTTTCCCTATCGAACTGTGAGTAACTTACTGCTGTCTCTTTCTCTGAATTATTTTTCAGAAAACGCCTAAATTCAGTTCAATATATGTAGGGGTTTGCCCTTGAGGACGCGACTGGATTAACTTTGAACGGGGATATTGATGTTCATTCCATCTTTGCTGCTTCATTGCCCACAACTCACCCCAGTTTTGCTCCACAAAGACATCTGGACTTTTCTGAAAGATGGAAAGCTCCCCCTCTTCCAAATGCACCTGTTGAACTGTTCGTTGGTGTCCTTTCAGCAGGCAACCACTTCGCCGAACGGATGGCTGTGAGGAGGTCTTGGATGCAGCACAAGCTTATTAAATCTTCTGATGTTGTCGTGCGTTTCTTTGTTGCTTTGGTGGGTAAAATTGGTTGTTCTTTTCAACTACTCTATAATCTTTAGGCTGTTGGAACTAACTCACTGACCAACTTTTGACAGCAtggaagaaaggaaataaatataGAAGTGAAGAGAGAAGCCGAGTTTTTTGGAGACATTATAATAGTTCCATATATGGACAACTATGATCTTGTTGTGCTGAAAACTGTCGCTATCTGTGAATATGGGGTTAGTTGTGGATTGCGTTTTCACTCAAGAGTTTGTGGTTGCGCTTTTCTACCTGTTTCTGCCTTAACTAAACATGTCTATGGCGTGATTGCAGGTTAGGACTGTATCAGCGAAGTATATCATGAAGGGTGATGATGACACCTTTGTAAGAATAGACGCAATTATTAATGAAGCAAAGAAAGTTCCAGAGAACAAGAGCTTGtatattggaaatataaatTACTATCATAAGCCCCTCCGCAGTGGTAAATGGGCAGTCACGTACGAGGTACTACTCAAAGATATACTCTTGTATATTGCATCATCGGCTATTACTTTCCTTTTGTTCCTGGATACCTATTATTCCATTTACCCTGGCTCGAGACGTGCCTATCTTTCATATGGGCTGGTTCGTCCCAAGCTAAACGAGCTTGAATTATTTCTACCAATCCATCCTATCACTGAAGTATATGATCTCTTAGTGTTTAAAACAAGTTTTGGGCACACCATCACATTGAGTTATATAACTTGAAATCCATAGTCATATGGTAATGGAAAACTTGCTTCTGTTTTGAATCAGGAATGGCCGCAGGAAGACTATCCGCCCTATGCAAATGGACCCGGCTACATTATCTCGTCCGACATTGCAAACTTTATTGTTTCCGATTTTGAGGATCGAAGATTAAGGGTGAGGGTCTTTCTAACACTTGGGAATTTGCATTTATGCCATCGTAGAGTATCCTCTCTTCTGTACAGAGAAAAGTTGTAAATTTACCAAACCTACCCAGTCTAACCATAACCAAACCTAAAGTTAACAGTTTATTCTTTGGTTTGGTATTGATTgtttaaaataagagaaaaaggaACCAAGATTTCAATTAGGCTGTGGTTTAGTAGGAGGATTGGTTGAAATTAGGTTGTGGTTTAGTAGGAGGATTGGTTCAAGCCAAAATAAAGGTAATCTTttaaccaaaccaaaccaaaccaaaccagcCAACCCGAAACTGTTGGTTTTGCCTACTGTTGTTTGATTTTGGTTGATTTCTTTTCGAAATCCGGAGATGATCTGTTTTAACACTGTAGAACCCATACCTACCTTTGCAATAACAGTTAATGGTATCCTCTTTCTGCAGTTGTTTAAAATGGAAGATGTTAGCATGGGAATGTGGGTGGAGAAAGTGAACACCTCGAGAGCAGTAGAATACGTTCACAGCTTGAAGTTCTGCCAGTTCGGGTGCATAGAAGATTACATAACAGCGCATTACCAATCTCCAAGGCAGATGATTTGTCTTTGGAACAAACTAAGACAGGTAGGGCGGCCCATTTGTTGCAACATGAGATGACAAAGCGCACTAGCAAGGTAGAACCTGTCTGAAGACGGAAATCAGCAAATTTTGCAGAGGAAGTCCGAATACACTGTAAATCAACGTGGTGATGGACATGGTTGGAGCTGTTCGTGTCGTGACCCTCTGAAATTGTTAAATTTGTTCTTTGTACTGACTTTATTTCTAGGTATAATCCGAGGATGGCACGAGGGAATGCTCTCTCCCTAGCCTACCTTAACTTGACTCTTTGACAGTAGTCTGAGATCGTATAGATTTGATGTGTCTTAGCAATTTTGTTGCTCTTACATGAATGTGATGTTTCAGCTACTTTTTGTTGCTTCTTGTTTGCCAGCCAGATTAAATTGTGAAGTTGGGATATATTCTTTGCAGCATATTCCTCTTTGCTGAATAATCAATGAATTGTAAAATTGTGGCAGGAAAAATGGTCTGAAAATATTCAAGATGATAATCTACTTTTACCAAATACAAAGTGTGTACAAAATTCTTCCAACAAAAGTAGGAAACAATCTAAATTTATTTACTTGCTCCAAGAATACACACCCTCACACAAAATTCACTAAAGCCATGCACAAAAACGATATTATCACACCCAAAACTCCGAAGGGGGCTCTCAAAACGCCAGCTCCAGCAGGCTGGGGCGAGGCAGGGGAGGGGGACGCAGCGTCTGAGGATCCCTCGTTGGCGCAAGTGTAGTTGCAACGACTGGGACGAACGACACGGTACACGCCGCTCTGTGTGAGGAGGTAGACATCCTTGTCGTTGTCCTCGCCAAACGAGAAGATGTAGCTCAGTGCAGGGAGCAAGCTCCCGGGAGTCCCTGTGCAGCTTAGAGGTGAGTCGCGAGCGCAGCTGAAGGGGATCTTGCTGCTCGTGAACTTCCCGCTGTTGGCGGGGCTCTCCGTCCCGGCCCATATGGTCCCTGCATAGAGATCTGCAAACAAGTACCTGCAAAGATGATGCAAAGATTAGGTTTTTAATGGGATTTCGGAGTTTGGAGAAGAGTTCATTACCTTCCTTGCATACAAGGATCGGTCGTGGCTCGGTAGAAGTAGCCACCGGTGATGGATGCTGAGCCCTCATTCGTGTTCACATCAGAGTGGTTGTAGCCCGTCACAGGGAGTATCTGCGAGGTGTTTGCAGCAGAAGACTTGAACTTGCTCGGGCCCTCGTAGACGGACCACCCATAGTTTCCACCCTTGGTAATCAAGTCCACCTCCTCAAAATGATCCTATTCAACAGTTCAAGAACCTATGTGAGTTTGAAGTTTATTTAGGAATTAGGAGTTGATGAGAAGAATGCAGTTTACCTGTCCTACGTCTGCACAGGCGAAATACGACGGCCTAGCAGAGTCGAAGCTGCAGCGCCACGGATTTCTTAGTCCGAGTGCCCATATTTCCTTCTGTAGCTCCAGGTCTTGTGTGTATGGATTGTCTTTGGGAATGGAATAGTTCCCCCACAGACCGAGCCGGCTAGCTTCCTTCGCACCTGCAACGATTATGGCGAATTCGAGAGAGTGAAGCCAAATGCAGAGTTATTAACATATTGACAGTATTCACAAACTCACTTGTTATGGTATCAACATCAAGCCTCATGATCTTCCCAAGCAGAGATTTCTTGTTCTGAGCAAAATTGAACGGATCCCCTCCTGCGCCGCCACCATCTCCCATCATGAAGTACAGATAGCCATCTTCGGGTCCGAAGAGGATCTGCCCCGCGTGGTGAGACGTAAAGGGAAGCCCCATGGTGAAAATCCTCCTCACTTCAGAAGGGTTAGCATTTTTGGCCTAATGCAAAAGGAAACAATCACATTTCattccaaaaaattcaaaaacttCTGTCAAATTACCAATGAAGGTTGTGATGCAGTTCCATTAGCAGAGAACTCTGCTATCACACTCTGAAACTGGCAAGGGTTTGCACCGTTGTCCGGGGTCAGTTTTGACGGATCACACTTGACATCCGAGTTGCACGCGCATCTCCCCGCGCACTCTGGCCACTTGGCCCTGTCACAGTTGAATGAGGCGAAGAAGCGGCCGTTTTCTGTGAACTTGGGATGGAATGCAATTCCCATCAGTCCAAACTCGGTATCGAAATGGACTTCATCGGTTATGTCTAGGAATGGGGCAGCCTCATCGAGCTCCAGTACCCCTCCGGAGCCCTGGCTA from Salvia splendens isolate huo1 chromosome 9, SspV2, whole genome shotgun sequence includes:
- the LOC121747414 gene encoding hydroxyproline O-galactosyltransferase GALT6-like; the encoded protein is MKRANLDLLFSVSRKRSIRALILLGLFYILFVCCEFPFVFRNGAASVSSQEKLFSTNDGFFNSKPFLLESEENLEEKEAPLRPLDLPVVEFAKTPLSSLNFSAGIANSSSKGSILKSANDALELGSKLWRELELIGKNVSSNRGFSEFAGLNKNSSGGGSSELCPHSISVTGDEFRKNRRMMILPCGLTLGSHITVVGKPRAAHAETDPKISLLKEGQYLMVSQFMMELQGLKTVEGEDPPRILHFNPRLKGDWSGKPVIEHNTCYRMQWGTSQRCEGWKSRADEETVDGLLKCEKWIRDDDNGSEESKATWWLNRLIGRTKKVTVDWPFPFVEEKLFVLTLSAGLEGYHVNVDGKHVTSFPYRTGFALEDATGLTLNGDIDVHSIFAASLPTTHPSFAPQRHLDFSERWKAPPLPNAPVELFVGVLSAGNHFAERMAVRRSWMQHKLIKSSDVVVRFFVALHGRKEINIEVKREAEFFGDIIIVPYMDNYDLVVLKTVAICEYGVRTVSAKYIMKGDDDTFVRIDAIINEAKKVPENKSLYIGNINYYHKPLRSGKWAVTYEEWPQEDYPPYANGPGYIISSDIANFIVSDFEDRRLRLFKMEDVSMGMWVEKVNTSRAVEYVHSLKFCQFGCIEDYITAHYQSPRQMICLWNKLRQVGRPICCNMR
- the LOC121747413 gene encoding HIPL1 protein-like — protein: MGSSHFVRIIQFFILLQFLDSCLSLPLCTDSRAPFSPNSTLQFCPYNGTVCCNANDDLLLKNQFAAMNISDPACASLVKSILCSRCDQFSAELFRIDSAPRQVPVLCNSTVSPNSTQSNQASLNFCSKAWNTCQNVSIIHSPFAVSLQGRAGAPTASNSTKLDDLWQSQADFCSALGGASDDGLPCFDGAPVVLNDTGAAPTPPTGLCLEKIGNGTYLNMVPHPDGSNRTFFSNQQGKIWLATIPSQGSGGVLELDEAAPFLDITDEVHFDTEFGLMGIAFHPKFTENGRFFASFNCDRAKWPECAGRCACNSDVKCDPSKLTPDNGANPCQFQSVIAEFSANGTASQPSLAKNANPSEVRRIFTMGLPFTSHHAGQILFGPEDGYLYFMMGDGGGAGGDPFNFAQNKKSLLGKIMRLDVDTITSAKEASRLGLWGNYSIPKDNPYTQDLELQKEIWALGLRNPWRCSFDSARPSYFACADVGQDHFEEVDLITKGGNYGWSVYEGPSKFKSSAANTSQILPVTGYNHSDVNTNEGSASITGGYFYRATTDPCMQGRYLFADLYAGTIWAGTESPANSGKFTSSKIPFSCARDSPLSCTGTPGSLLPALSYIFSFGEDNDKDVYLLTQSGVYRVVRPSRCNYTCANEGSSDAASPSPASPQPAGAGVLRAPFGVLGVIISFLCMALVNFV